The region GCGTTGCCTTCCATCAGCTCGCGTTCCGCAAAGGCGAACGAACAGGCGAAGCTGACGTAGAAGCGGATGGCTTCCAGCGCGTTCACGCTCATCAGGCAGATGTACAGCTGCTTTTTCAGCGCCCGCAGGTTAACGGTGACGGTTTTGCCGTTGACCTGATGGGTGCCTTCACCCAACAGGTGGTAGTAGCCAGTCATCTCGATCAGATCGTCGTAATAGCCGGAAATGTCTTTCGCGCGTTTGAGGATCTCTTCGTTGGTGACGATGTCATCAAACACCAGCGCCGGATCGTTGACGATGTTACGGATGATGTGGGTATAAGAACGGGAGTGGATGGTTTCGGAGAATGACCAGGTTTCCACCCAGGTTTCCAGTTCCGGGATTGAAATCAGCGGCAGCAGGGCCACGTTCGGGCTACGGCCCTGAATGGAATCCAGCAGCGTTTGATACTTCAGGTTGCTGATGAAAATGTGTTTTTCATGTTCCGGCAGCGCCTGATAGTCGATACGGTCGCGGGACACGTCAACTTCTTCCGGACGCCAGAAAAAGGACAGCTGCTTCTCAATCAGCTTTTCGAAGATTTCATGTTTTTGCTGATCGAAACGCGCGACGTTGACCGACTGGCCGAAGAACATCGGCTCCAGCAACTGGTTGTTTTTTTTCTGAGAAAATGTGGTGTAAGCCATAAACCTGAGTCCATCGTAACGTGGCTATCCCCTTTATATTTCGAGCTGCAAGTCCGTTGGCTGTCTTCGCTCCCCCGAATCACTTACCTGAGTAAGCTCATCGGGAGTCGCTCTGTTGCCGCCTTCTTGCCGCTCGAATTATTTAGGGGATTAATAAGGGGTCGGAAGCGCTTATTGATATTGGCGTTGATTCCGGCCCGCTGTGTCAAACATTAGATCTTGCAGGCGCCGCTTTCGCAGTCGTCATCGCCGCCCTTGGCCGGCAACAAATCTTCCTGCACATCGTCCGCACCGTCACGGGTGTTCTGATAGTACAGCGTCTTGACGCCAAACTTGTAGGTGGTGAGCAGGTCTTTCAACAGCTGCTTCATCGGCACCTTGCCGGCCGGGAAACGGCTTGGGTCGTAGTTGGTGTTGGCAGAGATCGATTGATCGATAAACTTCTGCATCAGACCGACCAGTTGCAGGTAACCGTCGTTGTTCGGCATTTCCCACAGCAGCTCGTACTCGTTTTTCAGACGCTCATACTCCGGAACCACCTGGCGCAAAATGCCGTCTTTCGACGCTTTGATGCTGATGTGGCCGCGCGGCGGCTCGATGCCGTTGGTGGCGTTGGAAATCTGCGACGAGGTTTCCGAAGGCATCAGCGCAGACAGGGTGGAGTTGCGCAGGCCGGTTTCCTTGATCTCTTTACGCAGGGTTTCCCAGTCGTAATGCAGAGGTTCGTCGCAGATCACATCCAGATCTTTCTTGTAGGTGTCGATCGGCAAGATGCCCTGCGAATAGGTGGTTTCATTGAACCACGGGCAGGCACCTTGTTCCTGAGCAAGACGGTTCGACGCCTTCAGCAGGTAATACTGGATGGCTTCGAAGGTTTTATGAGTCAGGCTGTTGGCGCTGCCGTCGGAGTAGCGCACGCCGTTCTTCGCCAGATAGTAGGCGTAGTTGATCACGCCGATACCCAGAGTACGGCGGCCCATGGCGCCACGGTAAGCGGCTTTTATCGGATAGTCCTGGTAGTCCAGCAGGGCGTCAAGCGCGCGCACCGCCAGGGTGGCCAGCTCTTCCAGATCGTCGAGGCTGTCGATGGCGCCCAGGTTGAAGGCGGACAGCGTACACAGCGCGATTTCGCCGTTTTCGTCGTTGACGTCATCCAGCGGCTTGGTCGGCAGGGCGATTTCCAGGCACAGGTTGGACTGGCGCACTGGCGCGATCTGCGGATCAAACGGGCTGTGGGTGTTGCAGTGGTCAACGTTCTGGATGTAGATACGGCCGGTAGAAGCGCGCTCCTGCATCATCAGCGAGAACAGTTCAACCGCTTTCACGCGTTTCTGGCGGATGCTGTCGTCTTTTTCGTACTGGGTGTACAGACGTTCGAATTCGTCCTGATTGGCGAAGAACGCGTCATACAGGCCCGGCACGTCAGATGGGCTGAACAGGGTGATGTCCTCGCCCTTGATCAGGCGCTGGTACATCAGGCGGTTCAACTGTACGCCGTAGTCCATGTGTCGTACGCGGTTGCCTTCAACGCCACGGTTGTTCTTCAGCACCAACAGGCTTTCCACTTCCAGATGCCACATCGGATAGAACAAGGTGGCTGCGCCGCCACGGACGCCGCCCTGAGAGCAGGATTTCACCGCGGTCTGGAAGTGTTTGTAGAACGGGATACAGCCGGTATGGAAAGCCTCACCCCCACGGATCGGGCTGCCCAGCGCACGGATGCGGCCGGCATTGATACCGATACCGGCACGTTGCGAAACGTATTTCACGATGGCGCTGGAGGTGGCGTTGATGGAATCCAGGCTGTCGCCGCACTCGATCAGCACGCAAGAGCTGAACTGGCGGGTTGGGGTGCGCACACCGGACATGATTGGCGTAGGCAGCGAAATCTTGAAGGTGGAAATGGCGTCGTAAAAACGTTTAACGTAGTCCAGACGGGTTTCGCGCGGATAGTTGGAGAACAGGCACGCGGCGACCAGGATATACAGGAACTGAGCGCTCTCGTAGATCTCGCCGCTGACGCGGTTCTGCACCAGATACTTCCCTTCCAGCTGCTTAACGGCTGCGTAGGAGAAGTTCATATCACGCCAGTGATCGATAAAGGAGTCCATCTGCTCGAACTCTTCAGAGCTGTAGTCTTCCAGCAGATGCTTATCGTACTTGCCCATTTCTACCATGCGCGCCACGTGAGCGAGCAGCTTTGGCGGCTCGAATTGGCCATAAGCTTTTTTGCGCAGGTGGAAGATGGCCAGGCGTGCAGCCAGGTACTGATAGTCCGGCGCGTCGCGCGAAATCAGGTCGGCTGCGGCTTTGATAATGGTTTCATGAATATCGGCGGTTTTGATGCCGTCATAAAACTGAATATGGGAACGCAACTCTACTTGAGATACCGAGACGTTATGTAAACCTTCCGCGGCCCAGTCGATGACCCGGTGAATTTTGTCGAGGTTGATGCGCTCTTTACGGCCATCGCGTTTAGTTACAAGCAGACTTTGGTTCATGTGGTTGTCCGTATGATTCCCCTGTACAGAAGTGTAGTCGCTCTGTTCAGTATGTAAACACTACATATAGGGGTTGTATGTCGGTGAGGTAACAAGATAGTGAGAAAACAGGGCGTTTGCAAGTGAACAAAACCGGCCTATTTTGTGGATAACTTGGGGGTGAAATTTGGCTGTCGGCCGTGAGTGCGCGCTGTGACTGGGACGACAAGCTTGTCAATAAGCGTGATAAGAATTTACTTGGATTCGCAAAAACGTGATCGTTTGCCGCTTTATTAAACGTTAGAAAAAAACGTGATATTGATCTGATTTAATTTTCTTAAAAACCCTTTACAACGGCAGTTTTGATCGAAGGGCGCAAATCGGGCATTTATTCGGATGGAGACGTGCGCCGGATCCGGAGGAGCCAGTCCCGGCGCGGGCTGGAATGCTTATCCTTCGTGTTGAGTATGTACCATATAGTTCACATCCACGTTGCGGCCCAGTTTGAAATGGTCAGTGACGGGATTGTAATGCAGGCCAATCATGTGTTGTTCGCGCAGCGGCGTACCATCGACCCAGCCGATCAGTTCAGAAGGGCGGATGAACTTCTTATGGTCATGTGTACCCTGAGGCACCATCTTAAGAATATATTCCGCCCCGACCACCGCCATCAGCCAGGCCTTGGTGTTGCGGTTAATGGTGGAAAAGAACACATGGCCGCCCGGTTTCACCAGGTGAGCGCAGGCGCGCACCACCGAAGCCGGATCGGGAACGTGTTCCAGCATTTCCATGCAGGTCACCACGTCATACCGTTGCGGGTTGGCCTGCGCGTGGCTCTCCACCGTTTCTTGTACATAATTGACATTTACGCCACTTTCCAGCGCGTGCAGTCGGGCGACTTGCAGCGGCTCCGTGCCCATGTCCAGACCTGTTACCTGCGCGCCTTCGCGCGCCATGCTTTCCGCCAAAATTCCTCCGCCGCAGCCCACGTCGAGCACCGTTTTGCCAAAAATGCCGCCGGCGCGCTGCAGGATATAGTTCAACCGCAGCGGGTTGATACGGTGCAACGGTTTGAATTCACCTTCCAAATCCCACCAGCGCGAGGCCACTGCCTCGAACTTGGCGATTTCCTGGTGGTCAACGTTTTGCGTTTGGTTGGATGATTCTGCATTCATGGGCGTGTTTGGCTCCTTGTTCTCGTTGCGCGGATTATACATGTATCGGCGCAGCGCCGTCTGCGCCGATACATTTTTACCGCACATATATGCACAATTTCAGCGAAACAGCGGCGGTTATTTTCCCGTAAAGCGTGCTTTGTGATATAGTTTTACACCTTTGCCACTATGGCAGCGGGCAGATGAATCATTAGTAGAGGGATAGCAGCTCCATGAGCGACCTTGCCAGAGAAATCACACCGGTAAACATCGAAGACGAGTTGAAAAACTCGTATCTGGATTACGCGATGTCCGTCATTGTCGGACGTGCGCTGCCAGATGTTCGTGATGGACTGAAGCCGGTGCACCGCCGCGTTCTGTACGCGATGAGTGTATTGGGTAACGACTGGAATAAACCATACAAGAAATCGGCCCGTGTCGTCGGGGACGTGATCGGTAAATACCACCCACACGGTGACAGCGCGGTATACGACACCATCGTGCGTATGGCTCAGCCGTTTTCACTGCGCTATATGCTGGTGGACGGTCAGGGTAACTTCGGTTCCGTCGACGGCGACTCCGCCGCGGCGATGCGTTATACCGAAGTGCGCATGTCCAAAATTGCTCACGAATTGCTGGCGGATCTGGAAAAGGAAACCGTCGACTTCGTGCCTAACTATGATGGCACCGAGCAGATCCCGGCCGTCATGCCAACCAAGATCCCGAACCTGCTGGTCAACGGCTCGTCGGGTATCGCTGTCGGCATGGCCACCAACATTCCGCCGCATAACCTGTCTGAGGTTATCAACGGCTGCCTGGCTTACATCGATGATGAAAACATCAGCATCGAAGGCCTGATGGAACACATCCCGGGGCCAGACTTCCCGACGGCGGCGATCATCAACGGTCGCCGCGGCATCGAAGAGGCCTACCGCACCGGGCGCGGTAAAATCTACCTGCGCGCGCGCGCCGAAGTGGAAACCGACGCCAAAACCGGCCGCGAAACCATCATCGTTCACGAGATCCCGTATCAGGTGAACAAGGCGCGTCTGATCGAGAAGATCGCCGAGCTGGTAAAAGAAAAACGCGTGGAAGGCATCAGCGCGCTGCGTGACGAGTCCGACAAAGACGGCATGCGCATCGTGGTTGAAATCAAACGCGATGCGGTCGGCGAAGTGGTACTGAACAATCTGTACTCGCTGACTCAGCTGCAGGTGACCTTCGGCATCAACATGGTGGCATTGCATCAGGGCCAGCCGAAGCTGCTGAACCTGAAAGACATTCTGCAGGCGTTTGTCCGTCACCGCCGTGAAGTGGTGACCCGCCGTACCATCTTCGAACTGCGTAAAGCCCGCGACCGCGCTCACATTCTGGAAGCCTTGGCCATCGCGCTGGCCAACATCGACCCGATCATCGAACTGATCCGCCGTGCGCCGACGCCTGCGGAAGCGAAAGCCGGGTTGGTTGCGCAAGCCTGGGATCTGGGCAATGTGGGTGCGATGCTGGAACGTGCCGGTGACGACGCGGCCCGCCCCGAGTGGCTGGAGCCGGAGTTTGGCATCCGTGACGGCAAATATTACCTGACCGAGCAGCAAGCTCAGGCGATTCTGGATCTGCGTTTGCAGAAACTGACCGGCCTGGAGCATGAAAAGCTGCTGGACGAATATAAAGAGCTGCTGACTTTCATCGCCGAGCTGATCTTTATTCTGGAAAACCCGGATCGTCTGATGGAAGTGATCCGCGAAGAACTGGTCGCTGTCAAAGAGCTGTACAACGACGGCCGTCGCACCGAGATCACCGCCAACACGTCAGATATCAATATCGAAGACCTGATCAACCAGGAAGACGTGGTGGTTACGCTGTCGCACCAGGGCTATGTGAAGTATCAGCCGCTGAGCGACTATGAAGCGCAACGCCGTGGCGGTAAAGGCAAGTCGGCCGCACGTATTAAAGAAGAAGACTTTATCGATCGCCTGCTGGTGGCCAACACCCACGATACGATCCTGTGCTTCTCCAGCCGTGGCCGCCTGTACTGGATGAAGGTGTATCAGCTGCCTGAAGCCAGCCGTGGCGCTCGCGGTCGCCCAATCGTCAACCTGCTGCCGCTGGAAGCCAATGAGCGTATCACTGCCATTCTGCCGGTGCGCGAGTATGAAGAAGGGCGTCACGTGTTTATGGCAACCGCCAGCGGTACCGTGAAGAAAACCGCGTTGACCGAGTTTAGCCGCCCGCGCAGTGCCGGCATCATCGCAGTCAACCTCAATGAGGGTGATGAGCTGATTGGCGTTGACCTGACCGACGGCAGCAACGAAGTCATGTTGTTCTCCGCCAACGGTAAAGTGGTGCGCTTCCCGGAAACGCAGGTGCGTTCAATGGGCCGTACCGCCACCGGCGTTCGCGGTATCAACCTGGGCGAAGGCGACGGGGTTATTTCCCTGATCGTCCCGCGCGGTGAAGGCGATATCCTGACCGTGACCCAGAATGGCTACGGTAAACGTACCGCGGTCACCGAGTACCCGACCAAGTCGCGCGCTACCCAAGGGGTTATCTCCATCAAGGTGAGTGAGCGTAATGGCCAGGTTGTCGGTGCGGTGCAGGTGGAAACCACCGATCAGATCATGATGATCACCGATGCCGGTACGCTGGTGCGTACTCGCGTGTCGGAAGTTAGCGTGGTAGGTCGTAACACCCAGGGTGTTACGCTGATCCGCACTGCGGAAGACGAGAACGTCGTCGGTCTGCAGCGCGTTGCCGAGCCGGTGGAAGATGAAGAGTTGGATAGCCTCGAGCCGGGTGCGGAAGACGCAGAAGAAGACGCTGCGCCGCTGGACGAAGTTGACGATGATTCTGAAGCCGCAGATGATGCGGAAGATGACAACGCCTAAGCGGTAAGGGGCGGCGTGATGCTGACCCCGGATCGTACAGTTGCAAACAGGGCCTGGCAGCGATGCTAGGCCCTTTTTCAGTTCTATGGTTTAATTGCCGTGCCAAAGTCAGCGAGCCCGGTTCTGATGCGAATACGCTGGCCGCCACTCAATTTTTCATGGTATCCGATTGAAATATCTAGCCTCTTTTCGCACCACGTTAAAAATATCCCGCTATCTGTTCCGGGTGCTGGCGATTACGCTGTGGTCGCTGGGCGCGCTGCTCACGACCTTCTATATCCTGAATATCCTGAACGATAAAGAGACTGACATCCGGCAAGAATACAGCCTGGATTTCGAGCAGGCGCAGAGTTATATCCGTCATTCTGCCGATATTATTCGGGATATCAAATATATGGCGGAAAATCGCCTTAACGGCTCGGTCAGCAGCCTGGATATGCTCAGTGGGATATTCCCCGGTAAGAACAGTACGCCGGAGTTTCTTCCGCTGTATCCGGAATCCAACTGTTCGCTTAACACCACTTACCGCAGTTCCCTCAATTCGCTGAGCGGGCTGATCCAGTATTGGAAAGAGAATTTCGTCGCGGCCTACGATCTCAACCGGGTGTTTTTCATCGGCGGCGACAGCCTGTGCATGGCTGAGTTCGGTGGCGGCAATGCCGTGCCTAACCGCGAGAACGTGTTGAAATCGCTGCACGAGCGCATCCTTAAATACCGCAACGCCAAAAACCAGGATAAAGACAATAACCTGTACTGGATCAGCCCAAGCCAGCAGCGACCGGATATCGGTTATCTGTATGTGCTGACGCCAATCTATATTGGCAACAAGCTGGAGGCACTGCTGGGTATCGAGCAGACCATAAGGCTGGAAGATTTCGTCTCGGCGGGTAACCTGCCGATTGGCGTGACCCTGCTGGATGAGAATAACGAACCTATACTGCGCCTGGCGGAAGGGGAACGCTCTGCCGCGACGCTCGGCAGCTACCCGGATGCGCACGCCTATTTTGGTTATGATGATAATTACCGCCATCTGATTATGAAGAAGGTGCTTCCGCCTTCGTCGCTCAGCATTGTTTATGCCCTGCCGGTAAAAAGCGTGGTCGAGCGCTTCAAGGTGCTGATCCTCAATGCGCTGCTGCTGAACCTGCTGTCAGCCATTGTGCTGTTCACGCTGGCCTGGCTGTTTGAGCGCAAAATGTTTCTGCCGGCGGAGGATAACGCCTTCAGGCTGGAAGAACATGAACAGTTCAACCGCAAGATCGTCGCCTCGGCCCCGGTGGGGATCCTTATTCTGCGCATCAGCGACGGCACCAATATTCTGAGCAATGAGCTGGCGCACAACTACATCAATTTGCTGACCCACGAAGACCGCGACCGCATTACGCGCATTATCTGCGAACAGCAGGTGAATTTTGTCGATGTGCTGACCAGCAATAACAACAATCTGCAAATCAGTTTCGTTCACTCTCGCTACCGCAACGAGGATGTGGCGATCTGCGTGCTGGTGGACGTCAGCGCCCGCGTAAAAATGGAGGAGTCGCTGCAGGAGATGGCGGCGGCGGCGGAACAGGCCAGTCAATCCAAGTCGATGTTCCTGGCGACCGTCAGCCACGAATTGCGTACCCCGTTGTACGGCATCATAGGCAACCTCGATTTGTTGCAAACCAAGGCGCTGCCGCAGGGGGTTGACCGCCTGGTGAATGCGATGAACAACTCGTCCGGGCTGCTGTTGAAGATCATCAGTGACATTCTGGATTTCTCCAAAATTGAATCCGAGCAGTTGAAGATTGAGCCGCGTGAGTTTTCCTGCCTGGAGGTGATCACGCATATTGCAGGCAACTATCTGCCGCTGGTGGTGAAGAAACGGCTGGGGCTGTACTGTTTTATCGAACAAAACGTGCCGGAGCGCATTTCCGGCGATCCCGTGCGGTTGCAGCAGGTTTTGTCCAACCTGCTGAACAACGCGATTAAGTTTACCGATACCGGCTGCATTATTCTGCAAGTCAGCACACGCGGCAGCTATCTGGAGTTCAGCGTCCGCGATACCGGCGTCGGCATTCCGGAAAAAGAGATCACCCGTTTGTTTGATCCCTTCTTCCAGGTGGGCAGCGGCGTGCAGCGCCACGTCCAGGGGACCGGGCTGGGGCTGGCGATTTGTGAAAAACTGATCAATATGATGGACGGCGATATCGCCGTTGAATCGGAACCGGGGTTGGGCAGCCAGTTTACCATTCGTATTCCGCTGTTTAACGCTCAGTTCCCGATCCCGCAGGCCAGCGATATCTGGCAAGGCAAAACGCTGTGGCTGAGCATTCGCAACCAGCGGCTGGAATGCTATCTGATGGAGATCCTTGGCGGCTATGGCGCTACGGTGCTGCGTCATCAGGGGCAAGACACCGTGGCCGGGGAGGTTATGCTCAGCGACTATCCGTTGATGGTCAATTCGCCGCTGCTGGCGCAAATCCAATTTTCTATCGAGCACATTGGCCCCTCGCAGGAAACCCGGCCGGGTTACTGGATGCACAGCACCTCAACGCCGCGTGAAACTCTCGCGTTGCTCAACCGGCTGTTTGGCACCAGTACCGAAAGCGGCAGCACGCTGATGCAATTGCCGTTGCAAACCAAGGCCAGTACGGTGGACAACGGCGATATTCATCTGTTGGTGGTGGATGACCATCCGATTAACCGCAGATTGCTTTCCGACCAGCTCAGCTCGCTGGGTTATCAGGTGGTTACCGCCAACGATGGGATAGATGCGCTTGACGTGCTGAGCCGCAATACCGTCGATATCGTGCTGACCGACGTCAACATGCCAAACATGGATGGTTATCGCCTGACCCAGACCCTGCGTCAGCAGCGCTTCACCTTGCCGGTGATTGGCGTGACGGCGAATGCCCTGGCAGAGGAGAAACAGCGTTGTATGGAGGCGGGCATGGATAACTGTCTGTCGAAACCGGTCACGCTGGAAACCCTGGCACAGACGCTGGCGTACTACAGCCAGCAGGTGCGCCGCATGCGCGCCGAGTCGAAGGACGCCTAGAAAGCAAAAGGGCGCAGCATAAAATGCCGCGCCCTTCGGTAACCCTGAAGGTTTTACTCTTTATCCAGCGGCGCCATGCTGACGGAGGAGAGGTAGTTGAGCAGCGCGATATCGTTCTCGACGCCCAGCTTCATCATCGCCGATTTCTTCTGGCTGCTGATGGTTTTGATGCTGCGATTGAGCTTCTTGGCGATCTCGGTCACCAGGAAACCTTCGGCGAACAGGCGCAAGACTTCGCTCTCTTTCGGCGACAGACGCTTATCACCGTAGCCGCTGGCGCTGATTCTCTCCAGCAATTTGGAGACGCTTTCCGGCGTGAATTTCTTGCCTTTTTGCAACGCGGCCAGCGCTTTCGGCAGGTCGGTTGGCGCGCCCTGTTTCAGCACGATGCCTTCGATATCCAGATCCAATACGGCGCTTAAGATTGCCGGATTGTTGTTCATGGTCAAAACGATGATCGACAATTGCGGATAATGGCGTTTGATGTATTTGATCAGCGTGATGCCGTCGCCATATTTATCACCCGGCATCGAAAGGTCTGTGATCAGGACGTTAGCATCCAGTTTGGACAGATTGTTGATCAGTGCTGTTGAGTCTTCAAACTCCCCAACGACATTCACCCATTCAATTTGCTCAAGTGACTTCCGGATGCCAAACAGTACGATAGGATGGTCATCAGCAATAATTACGTTCAGGTTATTCATGTTGTTGGCTACCTTGCTGCAGCAGTCTACTGACGAAAAAATCAATCTGACTGATGTTATTCTCGATCTTGAGCGCATCACCGTCTGCGATGTGCTGTTCTAACGATTCACACAGTTGCTTGCCGGGAAGCAGATTTAACATGGCAAACACGCCTTTCAGGCGGTGTGCTGTCTGTGACAGAGCGTTGAAATCACTGCTGCCCGCCTCAGTATACAGTTTTTTGACATCATCGGGTACTGTATCAACGAATAGGCCATAGTAATCACTTGATTTCAATTGTTTTTCATAGAGTTGGATATCATCGGCAGTCAGCGACAGCGCGATTTCCTCCTGGTCCAGCGCGGCCATTTGCTGTTCGATCAGCATCAGCACCGCGTCGATCATTGCGCCACTCAGGTTATAGTTTACCCGAATATAGCGCTTTTCAAGCTGTTGCCAACCCGTTTCATCAGTGGTCAACAGCAGCGTGTAGTCGTCGGCCCTTTGCGGCGTATCGGTCAACAGCACGTCGTAGTCGCGATTGACCTGGCGATCGTCGGCAATGATACAGCTCGCGCCGTAAGCATGCAGCAGCGTGGTGACGATGCCGCGCACCTCTTCAGAAGTGACGTCCAGCAGCGCGGTCACGCCGTCGAGCAGTTTCTCCTGCGCTTCGGTGTCCTTTTTCTCCATTTCCATCGGCACGCGGATGGTATAGCGGGTGCCAATGTCCACCTTGCTGCGAATGTCCAACTGTCCGTTGAGTTTTTTGCACAGTTGGTTGCACAGGAAGAAAGTGAGACCCGATCCATGATTAAAGCGATCCACCAGCGTTTGGCTGAGGAAGGGATAGTTCAGGTTGCTGATTTCTTCGTTGGAAATGCCCGAGCCGGTGTCATTGATATGAAATACCAGGCGATCCTGGTGTTCCGGCTCATGATCGATCACCAGCGAGATCTTGCCGTAGGCGGTAGTGATGATGGCGTAGTGCACCAACAGCGAGAGCACCTTGCGCAACGCATTGGCGTCGCCGATATATTGCTGTTCGACGTCAAGTTTGACGTGGTTGAACAACGACAGACCTTTTTGATTGATGGCCGGCAGGGCCTCCAGCAGCAACTCATCTATCAGAGCGGCAGGGCTGAAAGGCTGGCGAGAAGGCTGCCAGTCTTGAGTTTCCAGGCGGGTAAGCAAGGTAATGTTTTCAATCAATCCCAGTACCGATGCCGATTCCGCGACCAATTGGTTCAGCAGCGTCTGTTGCTGTTCCTCATCCGGCTGGGTGCGCAGCCGATCGGCCAAATCGTGCATCTGGCGCACCGGTTGGTTCAGTTCGATACCCAGGTTATGCAGCATCAGTTTTCGTGCCTGCACGTTTTTATCGTATTCGCGCCGCGCCTGCTGCAACCTTTTATTCACCATCACTTCTTTGTCCTGAT is a window of Serratia plymuthica DNA encoding:
- the nrdB gene encoding class Ia ribonucleoside-diphosphate reductase subunit beta, coding for MAYTTFSQKKNNQLLEPMFFGQSVNVARFDQQKHEIFEKLIEKQLSFFWRPEEVDVSRDRIDYQALPEHEKHIFISNLKYQTLLDSIQGRSPNVALLPLISIPELETWVETWSFSETIHSRSYTHIIRNIVNDPALVFDDIVTNEEILKRAKDISGYYDDLIEMTGYYHLLGEGTHQVNGKTVTVNLRALKKQLYICLMSVNALEAIRFYVSFACSFAFAERELMEGNAKIIKLIARDEALHLTGTQHILNLMRSGADDPEMAEIAVECQQQCYDLFVLAAQQEKEWAEYLFRDGSMIGLNKDILCQYVEYITNIRMQAVGLGLPFETRSNPIPWINAWLVSDNVQVAPQEVEVSSYLVGQIDSEVHADDLSDFEL
- the nrdA gene encoding class 1a ribonucleoside-diphosphate reductase subunit alpha; amino-acid sequence: MNQSLLVTKRDGRKERINLDKIHRVIDWAAEGLHNVSVSQVELRSHIQFYDGIKTADIHETIIKAAADLISRDAPDYQYLAARLAIFHLRKKAYGQFEPPKLLAHVARMVEMGKYDKHLLEDYSSEEFEQMDSFIDHWRDMNFSYAAVKQLEGKYLVQNRVSGEIYESAQFLYILVAACLFSNYPRETRLDYVKRFYDAISTFKISLPTPIMSGVRTPTRQFSSCVLIECGDSLDSINATSSAIVKYVSQRAGIGINAGRIRALGSPIRGGEAFHTGCIPFYKHFQTAVKSCSQGGVRGGAATLFYPMWHLEVESLLVLKNNRGVEGNRVRHMDYGVQLNRLMYQRLIKGEDITLFSPSDVPGLYDAFFANQDEFERLYTQYEKDDSIRQKRVKAVELFSLMMQERASTGRIYIQNVDHCNTHSPFDPQIAPVRQSNLCLEIALPTKPLDDVNDENGEIALCTLSAFNLGAIDSLDDLEELATLAVRALDALLDYQDYPIKAAYRGAMGRRTLGIGVINYAYYLAKNGVRYSDGSANSLTHKTFEAIQYYLLKASNRLAQEQGACPWFNETTYSQGILPIDTYKKDLDVICDEPLHYDWETLRKEIKETGLRNSTLSALMPSETSSQISNATNGIEPPRGHISIKASKDGILRQVVPEYERLKNEYELLWEMPNNDGYLQLVGLMQKFIDQSISANTNYDPSRFPAGKVPMKQLLKDLLTTYKFGVKTLYYQNTRDGADDVQEDLLPAKGGDDDCESGACKI
- the ubiG gene encoding bifunctional 2-polyprenyl-6-hydroxyphenol methylase/3-demethylubiquinol 3-O-methyltransferase UbiG, whose protein sequence is MNAESSNQTQNVDHQEIAKFEAVASRWWDLEGEFKPLHRINPLRLNYILQRAGGIFGKTVLDVGCGGGILAESMAREGAQVTGLDMGTEPLQVARLHALESGVNVNYVQETVESHAQANPQRYDVVTCMEMLEHVPDPASVVRACAHLVKPGGHVFFSTINRNTKAWLMAVVGAEYILKMVPQGTHDHKKFIRPSELIGWVDGTPLREQHMIGLHYNPVTDHFKLGRNVDVNYMVHTQHEG
- the gyrA gene encoding DNA topoisomerase (ATP-hydrolyzing) subunit A, with product MSDLAREITPVNIEDELKNSYLDYAMSVIVGRALPDVRDGLKPVHRRVLYAMSVLGNDWNKPYKKSARVVGDVIGKYHPHGDSAVYDTIVRMAQPFSLRYMLVDGQGNFGSVDGDSAAAMRYTEVRMSKIAHELLADLEKETVDFVPNYDGTEQIPAVMPTKIPNLLVNGSSGIAVGMATNIPPHNLSEVINGCLAYIDDENISIEGLMEHIPGPDFPTAAIINGRRGIEEAYRTGRGKIYLRARAEVETDAKTGRETIIVHEIPYQVNKARLIEKIAELVKEKRVEGISALRDESDKDGMRIVVEIKRDAVGEVVLNNLYSLTQLQVTFGINMVALHQGQPKLLNLKDILQAFVRHRREVVTRRTIFELRKARDRAHILEALAIALANIDPIIELIRRAPTPAEAKAGLVAQAWDLGNVGAMLERAGDDAARPEWLEPEFGIRDGKYYLTEQQAQAILDLRLQKLTGLEHEKLLDEYKELLTFIAELIFILENPDRLMEVIREELVAVKELYNDGRRTEITANTSDINIEDLINQEDVVVTLSHQGYVKYQPLSDYEAQRRGGKGKSAARIKEEDFIDRLLVANTHDTILCFSSRGRLYWMKVYQLPEASRGARGRPIVNLLPLEANERITAILPVREYEEGRHVFMATASGTVKKTALTEFSRPRSAGIIAVNLNEGDELIGVDLTDGSNEVMLFSANGKVVRFPETQVRSMGRTATGVRGINLGEGDGVISLIVPRGEGDILTVTQNGYGKRTAVTEYPTKSRATQGVISIKVSERNGQVVGAVQVETTDQIMMITDAGTLVRTRVSEVSVVGRNTQGVTLIRTAEDENVVGLQRVAEPVEDEELDSLEPGAEDAEEDAAPLDEVDDDSEAADDAEDDNA
- the rcsC gene encoding two-component system sensor histidine kinase RcsC, giving the protein MKYLASFRTTLKISRYLFRVLAITLWSLGALLTTFYILNILNDKETDIRQEYSLDFEQAQSYIRHSADIIRDIKYMAENRLNGSVSSLDMLSGIFPGKNSTPEFLPLYPESNCSLNTTYRSSLNSLSGLIQYWKENFVAAYDLNRVFFIGGDSLCMAEFGGGNAVPNRENVLKSLHERILKYRNAKNQDKDNNLYWISPSQQRPDIGYLYVLTPIYIGNKLEALLGIEQTIRLEDFVSAGNLPIGVTLLDENNEPILRLAEGERSAATLGSYPDAHAYFGYDDNYRHLIMKKVLPPSSLSIVYALPVKSVVERFKVLILNALLLNLLSAIVLFTLAWLFERKMFLPAEDNAFRLEEHEQFNRKIVASAPVGILILRISDGTNILSNELAHNYINLLTHEDRDRITRIICEQQVNFVDVLTSNNNNLQISFVHSRYRNEDVAICVLVDVSARVKMEESLQEMAAAAEQASQSKSMFLATVSHELRTPLYGIIGNLDLLQTKALPQGVDRLVNAMNNSSGLLLKIISDILDFSKIESEQLKIEPREFSCLEVITHIAGNYLPLVVKKRLGLYCFIEQNVPERISGDPVRLQQVLSNLLNNAIKFTDTGCIILQVSTRGSYLEFSVRDTGVGIPEKEITRLFDPFFQVGSGVQRHVQGTGLGLAICEKLINMMDGDIAVESEPGLGSQFTIRIPLFNAQFPIPQASDIWQGKTLWLSIRNQRLECYLMEILGGYGATVLRHQGQDTVAGEVMLSDYPLMVNSPLLAQIQFSIEHIGPSQETRPGYWMHSTSTPRETLALLNRLFGTSTESGSTLMQLPLQTKASTVDNGDIHLLVVDDHPINRRLLSDQLSSLGYQVVTANDGIDALDVLSRNTVDIVLTDVNMPNMDGYRLTQTLRQQRFTLPVIGVTANALAEEKQRCMEAGMDNCLSKPVTLETLAQTLAYYSQQVRRMRAESKDA